The following coding sequences lie in one Rutidosis leptorrhynchoides isolate AG116_Rl617_1_P2 chromosome 6, CSIRO_AGI_Rlap_v1, whole genome shotgun sequence genomic window:
- the LOC139855929 gene encoding cytochrome P450 CYP82D47-like has product MDLLLSLIIFVTIILCFLLLGHTARITNGLNASNKVPEASGKWPIIGHLHLLAGSQVAHKVLGSLADKFGPIFTIKLGVHRVLVVSNSEMAKECLTTNDKAFVSRPKSMAAELMTYNSANFALAPHVPYWREMRKLIVVDLVSHRRMLKQLRVSELNVSMLDMYRTWLRNKGSLKTIKVDMREWFGNLVLNILVRMIFGSHFTPGDRTEDRFKKAIKSHVELLGAFVPSDVIPGIRWLDIGGYEKKMKKTAKDIDIVIDAWLQEHKMKMNSKQKLDDSEDQVFMATILSHVNEQLKEDGYGFKTDEIVKATCLAIYAATTDTTTVTLTWALALLVNNPLVLKKARRELEIHVGRDRNVDESDLKNLVYLQAVIKETMRLYPAAPLSLPHESTEDCIVGGYTVPKGTRLLVNIWKIQHDPQIWTDPFDFEPERFLTSKKEIDVKGQHFELIPFGSGRRICVGISIALETLQFILANVLHGFEFQNPSNEPIDMSESSGLTNLKATPLEVLVAPRLLPHLYAVSELGPTALPQLH; this is encoded by the exons ATGGATCTACTTCTATCACTCATAATCTTTGTAACCATCATATTATGTTTTCTGCTGCTTGGTCATACAGCACGAATAACGAACGGACTAAACGCAAGCAACAAAGTACCCGAAGCTTCTGGTAAATGGCCAATAATTGGTCACTTGCATCTTTTAGCTGGTTCACAAGTTGCGCACAAAGTTTTAGGATCTTTGGCTGACAAATTTGGACCAATTTTCACAATTAAACTTGGTGTTCATCGAGTTCTAGTTGTGAGTAATTCTGAGATGGCTAAAGAGTGTTTAACTACCAACGATAAAGCTTTTGTTAGCCGACCAAAATCCATGGCAGCCGAGCTAATGACCTATAATTCTGCGAATTTCGCGCTGGCACCGCATGTGCCATACTGGCGTGAGATGCGAAAGTTAATCGTTGTTGATCTAGTATCTCATCGTCGCATGCTAAAACAGCTTCGAGTCTCTGAATTGAATGTTTCCATGTTGGACATGTATAGAACTTGGTTAAGAAATAAAGGGTCATTGAAAACGATTAAGGTTGACATGAGAGAATGGTTTGGTAATTTAGTTTTGAACATTTTGGTGAGGATGATATTTGGCAGCCATTTTACGCCTGGTGATCGAACTGAAGATCGTTTTAAGAAGGCTATTAAGAGCCATGTGGAGCTATTGGGTGCGTTTGTGCCATCGGATGTTATTCCAGGCATAAGGTGGTTGGATATCGGAGGTTAcgagaagaagatgaagaagacagCAAAAGATATCGATATTGTGATTGATGCATGGTTACAAGAGCACAAAATGAAGATGAATTCTAAACAGAAGTTAGACGATAGCGAAGACCAAGTCTTCATGGCCACAATTTTGTCTCATGTAAATGAACAACTAAAAGAGGATGGTTATGGCTTCAAGACTGATGAAATTGTAAAAGCTACATGCCTG GCAATTTATGCAGCGACCACAGATACGACAACAGTGACTCTAACATGGGCTTTAGCTTTATTGGTCAACAACCCTCTTGTGTTAAAAAAAGCTCGACGAGAACTTGAAATCCATGTGGGAAGAGATAGAAACGTTGACGAATCAGACTTGAAAAACTTGGTATATCTTCAAGCCGTTATAAAAGAAACGATGCGCCTTTATCCAGCTGCACCACTTTCTCTTCCCCATGAATCCACTGAAGACTGCATTGTAGGAGGTTATACAGTCCCAAAAGGGACACGCCTTTTGGTAAATATTTGGAAGATTCAACATGATCCACAAATATGGACCGACCCGTTTGATTTCGAGCCAGAGAGATTTTTAACAAGCAAAAAGGAAATAGATGTCAAGGGTCAACATTTCGAGTTGATTCCGTTTGGCAGTGGTAGAAGAATATGTGTAGGAATATCGATTGCTCTTGAAACTTTGCAGTTCATATTGGCCAATGTTTTACATGGATTTGAGTTCCAGAATCCATCGAATGAGCCGATTGACATGTCAGAAAGCTCCGGACTTACAAATCTTAAAGCTACTCCCCTCGAAGTCCTTGTTGCACCTCGACTATTGCCACACTTGTACGCTGTATCAGAGTTGGGCCCGACCGCCCTACCCCAACTGCACTAG